Proteins found in one Spirochaetota bacterium genomic segment:
- a CDS encoding DNA gyrase subunit A, translated as MSTTTKTASEYFETQVNEDQCKYSRYVCDSRAIPNEIDGLKPVQRRILWTMYNSSARNAFTKTVKVAGLVMGYHPHGDRSIQDAISAMAQEFPFANNYALIAGEGTFGDVLDPSAIASPRYTEVRLSEFAKDVGIFDCLEDIDYIPNYDETDKEPVFFVAKLPLVLINPAQGIATGFRCSIPSFRLGDVVDALIKFLVKGKVPKLTPWVKGYDGEVKYWKNEARALVVTTTFKTAVEKGTVYLTDAPQGYNRERAIGLLEKLLDNKTDWFNNYTDYSHERFHIELNLKRGVKPLPENMPGLMDVVTNDVCAYNMITAAGKLEEICPEDVIRHFAAHRMAHLRKRFKRLALIEEEKIERNSELIRFIKEGWNKKVVGIKSKSALEGDLKKAKFVYNEWLASLPIYRLTEDEVDKCKKLIADSKAALTNYNGLLKSETKLIGFIVGELTDLKKKWDNI; from the coding sequence ATGAGTACGACAACAAAAACGGCAAGCGAATATTTCGAAACACAGGTCAATGAGGACCAATGCAAGTATTCCCGCTATGTCTGCGATTCGCGCGCGATACCCAACGAGATAGACGGGCTTAAGCCCGTACAGCGGCGCATACTCTGGACGATGTACAACTCCTCCGCGCGCAACGCGTTCACTAAGACGGTGAAGGTCGCCGGTCTCGTCATGGGGTATCACCCCCACGGCGACCGTTCGATACAGGACGCCATCTCCGCCATGGCGCAGGAATTCCCGTTCGCCAATAATTATGCGCTCATCGCCGGCGAAGGCACGTTCGGCGACGTGCTCGACCCGAGCGCTATCGCCTCCCCTCGCTACACCGAGGTGCGCCTTTCCGAATTCGCGAAGGATGTGGGCATATTCGACTGCCTTGAGGACATCGACTATATCCCCAACTATGATGAAACGGATAAAGAGCCGGTTTTTTTCGTCGCGAAATTACCGCTCGTGCTCATCAATCCCGCGCAGGGGATAGCGACGGGCTTTCGCTGCTCTATCCCCTCATTCCGCCTGGGCGATGTCGTCGACGCGCTCATCAAGTTCCTTGTAAAAGGGAAGGTGCCGAAGCTCACGCCATGGGTAAAGGGATACGACGGTGAGGTAAAATACTGGAAGAACGAAGCACGTGCGCTGGTCGTTACCACGACGTTCAAGACGGCGGTCGAGAAAGGAACGGTCTATCTCACCGACGCCCCGCAGGGCTACAATCGCGAACGCGCCATCGGCCTGCTTGAAAAGCTCCTGGACAATAAAACCGATTGGTTCAACAACTACACCGACTACTCCCATGAACGTTTCCACATCGAGCTCAATCTCAAACGCGGGGTGAAGCCACTCCCCGAGAACATGCCGGGCCTCATGGATGTCGTCACCAACGACGTGTGCGCGTACAACATGATAACCGCCGCGGGAAAGCTTGAAGAGATATGCCCTGAGGACGTCATTCGACATTTCGCTGCGCATCGCATGGCGCATCTGCGCAAGCGGTTCAAGCGCCTCGCGCTCATCGAAGAGGAAAAGATAGAACGCAACAGCGAGCTCATACGGTTCATCAAGGAAGGATGGAACAAGAAGGTCGTCGGCATCAAAAGCAAATCTGCGCTCGAGGGCGATCTTAAGAAAGCGAAGTTCGTCTACAACGAATGGCTCGCCTCGCTCCCGATATACCGGCTCACCGAGGACGAGGTCGACAAATGCAAAAAGCTCATCGCCGATTCGAAGGCCGCGCTCACGAATTACAACGGGCTTCTCAAATCGGAAACGAAGCTCATCGGCTTCATCGTCGGGGAGCTCACCGACCTTAAGAAAAAATGGGATAATATATGA